A DNA window from Pseudomonas tohonis contains the following coding sequences:
- a CDS encoding serine/threonine-protein kinase: protein MNDSLLEIPGYSVHGRLGKGGMAEVYLATQESLHRQVAIKVLQRLDDEAFAKRFIKEAHLVASLHHPSIITIHDIGQLADGRYYIAMEFVAGGDLAQHRGERFEPQRALDIVRQIAAALVVVHDKGMVHRDIKPANILFREDGTAVLSDFGIAKELELDSELTQYNVAVGSPAYSSPEQAQCQPLDARSDIYSLGVILLEMLGGTNPFRGSSYTQTVMNHVQQEPPRLHGALERYQFLLDRMLAKDPDERFADCRVLLASLAELNEGELDNTRLTPAPKAAPRDANPARKAKAAPAAPAQPAPRRGMPIWGWALLGVLLLAMGGGLGYHLLQQKKIDDLLAQAELRLSAGSLVEPAGDSAEHYFNQVLALDAGNAAATQGLARVLQARVDALVALGDQRLAEDRLLQPEGDSAVAYYQQALALQPENPRAFAGLEQVARRFALLAEEAYGHREFALAQEYIKGGLAVAPEDPQLLQLQADHAKRVRKAQVVRSQARQQQQTANPVKRLWNRIFD, encoded by the coding sequence ATGAATGACAGCTTGCTAGAAATACCCGGCTACAGCGTGCACGGCCGGCTGGGCAAGGGCGGCATGGCCGAGGTCTACCTCGCGACCCAGGAGTCGCTGCATCGCCAGGTGGCGATCAAGGTGCTGCAACGCCTCGACGACGAAGCCTTTGCCAAGCGCTTCATCAAGGAAGCGCACCTGGTCGCGTCCCTGCACCACCCCTCGATCATCACCATCCACGACATCGGCCAGCTCGCCGACGGGCGCTACTACATCGCCATGGAGTTCGTCGCCGGTGGCGACCTGGCGCAGCACCGGGGCGAGCGCTTCGAGCCGCAGCGGGCGCTGGACATCGTCCGGCAGATCGCCGCCGCGCTGGTGGTGGTGCATGACAAGGGCATGGTCCACCGCGACATCAAGCCGGCCAACATCCTCTTCCGCGAGGACGGCACCGCGGTGCTCAGCGACTTCGGCATCGCCAAGGAGCTGGAGCTCGACAGCGAGCTGACCCAGTACAACGTCGCAGTCGGCAGCCCCGCCTACAGCAGCCCCGAGCAGGCCCAGTGCCAGCCGCTGGACGCGCGCAGCGACATCTACAGCCTGGGCGTCATCCTCCTGGAGATGCTCGGTGGCACCAATCCCTTCCGTGGCTCCAGCTACACCCAGACGGTGATGAACCATGTGCAGCAGGAGCCCCCGCGCCTGCACGGCGCCCTGGAGCGCTACCAGTTCCTGCTCGACCGCATGCTGGCCAAGGACCCCGACGAGCGCTTCGCCGACTGCCGCGTGCTGCTGGCGAGCCTGGCCGAACTCAACGAGGGCGAGCTCGACAACACCCGCCTGACCCCCGCCCCCAAGGCCGCCCCCCGCGACGCCAACCCCGCGCGCAAGGCGAAGGCAGCGCCGGCCGCCCCCGCGCAGCCGGCCCCGCGCCGTGGCATGCCGATCTGGGGCTGGGCCCTGCTGGGCGTGCTGCTGCTCGCCATGGGCGGCGGCCTCGGCTACCACCTGCTGCAACAGAAGAAGATCGACGACCTGCTGGCCCAGGCCGAACTGCGCCTGAGCGCCGGCAGCCTGGTGGAGCCGGCCGGCGACAGCGCCGAGCACTACTTCAACCAGGTGCTGGCCCTGGATGCCGGCAACGCCGCCGCCACCCAGGGCCTGGCCCGCGTGCTGCAGGCCCGGGTCGACGCCCTGGTGGCCCTGGGCGACCAGCGCCTGGCCGAAGACCGCCTGCTGCAGCCCGAGGGCGACAGCGCGGTGGCCTACTACCAGCAGGCGCTGGCCCTGCAACCCGAGAACCCGCGCGCATTCGCGGGCCTCGAACAGGTGGCGCGGCGCTTCGCCCTGCTGGCCGAGGAAGCCTACGGCCACCGTGAGTTCGCCCTGGCCCAGGAATACATCAAGGGTGGCCTTGCGGTGGCGCCGGAAGACCCGCAGCTGCTGCAGCTGCAGGCCGACCACGCCAAGCGCGTGCGCAAGGCCCAGGTGGTACGCAGCCAGGCGCGGCAGCAGCAACAGACCGCCAACCCGGTCAAGCGTTTATGGAACCGCATCTTCGACTGA